The region GCCTTTCATTTGATGCAGCGGAATAGCCGTTTTGCTGACCTCGCGATCGAGCAAACGCTGCCGACTATTCGATCTTGAAGCACCAGGCGTGATCGCCGCGAAGACCGTCAGGCCGCTGGACCACGAGGCCGTCGTCGTTCAACGACCAGGCGAGCGCGTCGCCGTGCCCGAGCAGCGTCACGCGATCGACCTGTTCCCCGCGCATCGACTCGAAACACCAGCCGCCATCGCGTGCTGACGGCTTGCCGAAGGCGATCGCAAACCGAGTGTCGCCCTTGGCGGTGTAGCGAGCATCCGTCGCATCGAACGTCGCGTCGCAAAGCAAGCTCATCTCGCCCGACCCGAACGTGTTCGCACCCTCGGCCGCGACCTTCCACGGGCGCGTCCCGAAAATGGATTCGCCGTTGATGTCGAGCCACTTGCCAACCTCGGTCGCGATCCACTCGGTCTCCTCGTCGAGTGATCCGTCAGGCCGCTGCGTGTAGTTCAGCAGAAGGTTGCCGTTTTTGCTCACGACATCGGCCAGCGTCTGGATGATTCGCGCGGGCGAGAGATACGCGGCCGACGGCATCCAGTACCAAGGGCCAGACGAGGTGTCGCACTGCCACGGATCGTCGCTGATCCCGTCGACCACGCCGTGCTCGAGGTCTTCGACTCCCGCCCCGGCGACGAAGGTGCCCGTGTTCTTCTTGAAGTCGGGCCGACGTCCGCCAACGTCTTTGTAGTTGAAGACGCCGCCCGGTCCGCCGAACCGTTGCTGTGCCGCTCGGTAGAAGTGCGCGACGACCTTCAGTCCGTCATCACCGAATGGCACACCGCCGTCGGTGTAAAACAAGTCAGGCTCGTATCGGTCGATGGCGTCGATCAGTCGCTCCTGCCACGAGCGGACGAACTCTCGTGATGGCCGGAGCGCGAACTGCGCTTCGGTTTCATCATGCGGCGGGAAGTAGAAGTCGGCGTTGTCCGGGTCATTGCCGTCGTAGGGGACGCCGCGGTAGGGGCCGGTCTTGTCCGCACCCTTGTTGACGTTGAACCACGAGTAGCTCCACGCCAGATGCTCCGAAAAGCCCCAGGGCAGTCCGGCGTTACGCGTCGCATCACGAAACGCACCCAGAATGTCCCGTCCGGGACCCATGTTGACGCTGTTCCAGCGATGGTGACGGGAGTCGAAGAGATCGAAGTTGTCGCAGTGACACGCCTGGCCGACGAAGTAGCGAGCACCGTGATCAGCAAAGAATCCGACGAGCGCCTCGGCGTCAAATCGCTCGGCCTTCCACTGACGGACGATGTCCTTGTAGCCGAACTCCGACGGATGTCCGTAAACGCGGCGGTGGTAGCGGCCGATCGGATGGTCGGGCATGTACATGTGCCGCGCGTACCAGTCGCCTTGGCCAGGAACCGCTTGCGGCCCCCAGTGAGACCAGACGCCGAACTTTGCATCACGGAACCAGTCGGGACACTGGAAGCTGGCAATCAGCGATTCCCACGTCGGCTTGATCTCGTCGGTTGGAGTCATCGTGAAAGGCCATCTCGAAGAAGAGGCCAAGAAGGGGAGTGCGGCGACGAGTCGTTCGTGGACTGTCGGTCGGGCGTGCGTCGCCCGTTAGCGGAGAGGTTGATCGCCTTTGTTCTCGGCGATCTGCTGCCGCATTGCGTCGTGCTTGCAGGGTGCACAAAGAGAGGGTACTTTCATACTAAAGCGGCACCAAGCCGCCGAGACGTCAAGATGGTCCAGCGCGATGAGTCCGCCTGGACTGCGGGTATCAGGAGGACAGCGCAGGATGATCTGTTTGCACGCATCGTCAGACGACGTCGCGAGTCGAACCGACTGCGAACAGAGTGGGGCCGGTGTAGCTGTCAACTTCTGGCCCGGTCGACGTCGGTACTCGTCGTCCGACTGTCGTACGTCGCTTTTAACAACCTAGCTGCAGGCTCGCTGCCACCACCCGCCCGCAGGCCACCACTGCGGCGAGCACGAACACCTGCCCCGAGCCTTTCACTTTTGCCCTTCTGCCATGTCCATCAGAGAGTCCATCGAAAAGAACAAAGGATTGACGACGACCGTCTTCGCACTCCTGATTGCCGCTTGCATCACCTGGATCGTTTACAGGCAGATCGAAGAGAGTAAGCCACAGCTGACGACGGTCACGCAGAACTTCTTCACGTCCGATGGTGGCGAGACGTTCTTCGCCGCCGACGCATCCAACGTTCCGCCGACCCAGATTGAAGGGCAGGACTCCGTGCTCGCCCACGTCTTCGAGGTCGGCGGCGAACGCAAGGTGCTCTACCTCGAGCGCTTCACTCCTGAAGGCCGACAGAACTACGTCAACTTCCTTGAGCGACGGGAAGCTGCTCAGAAGGAACTTGAGAACTTCGTGCCCGACGAGAACACCGCCTTCGAAGACTACCCGGTCGTCCCGACGATCAACGGGGCACCTCCCGGACGCGAGCTCAAGGCCGTCGGTGGTGGCGACTGGGTACCCGCGCGATCCGATGCGGGGCGGAAGATCGTCAGCGACGCGTCAGCCCGCGGCAAGAAGGTCCGTCCGTAGCCGGCCGGGCAAGACACTCTGTCGATATGGTGAGACTGACGTCGCGACAAGGGCAGGTCGCGCGTCGATCAACGCCAGCCATCAGAGTGCGTTGTCGATCGCCGCTTCCGTCTTGTCGTCGGCGGCGGTTGGTTCGATCGACGAAATCCACGGTCGCGCTTCCGCCGGCACGGATGACAGCTCGATCACGGCACGCGCCACGCCGCTGCTGGTTGCCGTGACTTTGACGACACCCGGCTCGCGTGTCATCTGGACGAGAACCTGAGCCAACCCGTTAAACAGCCGCCGGTGGTCGGCCTTGTCGGGTTCGTGACTCGCCGGGTCTCCGTTCCCGACGCCGATCAACTTTGCCGGACCCTCGACCGCAAACGCGACGTGATGCGCCGCGACGGGATCCGGATTGCCTTTCGAATCGACCGCTGAAACGGTCAAAACCGCGACGTCTTCGCCGTCGGCTCGGAACGCCGATCGGTCAGCTTCCAGCCGCAGGGCGGAAGCTCCGGACGAGGTGATGTGTGTCTGCTCCAGGACTGGCTGACCGCTCTGGTCATAGCCGACAGCCTTGAGCGTTCCGGGCGCGAATGGCACCGCCCACTCGACATGACGCATCGCCGGCATCGCTTGCCGGCCGAGCGATGTGTCGTTGAGGAACAGCTCGACCTCAGCGCAGTTGGCGTAACACCAGACATCGATCACTTCACCCTCGTGCCCGGTCCACGACCAGTGCGGAAAGAGGTGCATGGCCGGCTCATCGTTCCAGTGGACTCTGTAGTAGTGGTACGCGTCCTTCGGGAAGCCGCACAGATCGGTCAGGCCGTAACAGGTGACGACGTTGGGCCAATCGGCGGGATAAATCTCGCCGCGATAGTCCATGCCCGTCCACAAAAAAGTCCCCGCCAGCCAAGGCCGTTCGACGCAGTCGATCCACGTCTGTTCGACCGAGTAACCCCACGGCGTGAACGTTTCTCCGTAAGCACTGACGAACGTGTCACGCTTCGGATTGGTGACTTGCGGCTTGATGTGCGTCTCGCTCTCACTGATCGGCGCGGCATCCTGATGTGCGAGGTACAGGCCACGCGTCGACGCGCTGCCGCCGGTCTCCGCACCGAGGATCGGCCATTCGGGAAAGCTCTGGTGGAAGTCGTCGTACATCGTGCCCGAGACCTCGTACGCCTTGCGACAGACGTAGTTGGCGCCGAACACGTCGAAGTGGAAGCCCTGTTCGTCGTGGAATCGGCTGATCTTGTGCCAGCCGGCGTTCATCGCGTACGTGACTTTCCGAGTCGGATCGAGCTCGTGACACCGCTGCTGCATCCGCCTCATCTGGCGAATGCCGATGATCGTGTTCTGGACGTTCATCTCCTCATTGCCGACCGACCACATGAGGACGCTCGCGTGGTTGCGATCGCGACGAATCAGATCCTCGAGCTGCTGCATGAGCTCCGGCGACGTGCCGACCATCCGAGCTTCGTCCATAACGAGAACACCCAGCTCGTCGCACACGTCCAGCAGCTTCGGCGACGGCGGGTTGTGGCTCGTCCGAATCGCATTGACGCCCATGCGCTTCAGCACGCCGACGCGGAACCGTTCCACCGCCTCCGGCATCGCGACCCCGACACCGGCATGGTCCTGGTGCTGGCAAACGCCCTTGAGCTTCAGCGGGTCACCATTCAGGTAGAAGCCAGTTTCAGCATCAAACCGGAAGCTCCGCACGCCGAACCGAGTCTCGGTCACGTCGACCACATCGCCGTCGCGCGAGATGGTCGTCCGCAGCGTGTAGAGCTGTG is a window of Planctomycetota bacterium DNA encoding:
- a CDS encoding alpha-L-fucosidase; amino-acid sequence: MTPTDEIKPTWESLIASFQCPDWFRDAKFGVWSHWGPQAVPGQGDWYARHMYMPDHPIGRYHRRVYGHPSEFGYKDIVRQWKAERFDAEALVGFFADHGARYFVGQACHCDNFDLFDSRHHRWNSVNMGPGRDILGAFRDATRNAGLPWGFSEHLAWSYSWFNVNKGADKTGPYRGVPYDGNDPDNADFYFPPHDETEAQFALRPSREFVRSWQERLIDAIDRYEPDLFYTDGGVPFGDDGLKVVAHFYRAAQQRFGGPGGVFNYKDVGGRRPDFKKNTGTFVAGAGVEDLEHGVVDGISDDPWQCDTSSGPWYWMPSAAYLSPARIIQTLADVVSKNGNLLLNYTQRPDGSLDEETEWIATEVGKWLDINGESIFGTRPWKVAAEGANTFGSGEMSLLCDATFDATDARYTAKGDTRFAIAFGKPSARDGGWCFESMRGEQVDRVTLLGHGDALAWSLNDDGLVVQRPDGLRGDHAWCFKIE
- a CDS encoding glycoside hydrolase family 2 TIM barrel-domain containing protein, coding for MFRDCQVWVNGHFVGRHLSGYTSFAFDISDVLHYGEVNTVAVRADATLYELWSYEGGGIYRDVRLVKTSPLHVDHWGTFVHADLADDYTSAAVVVETTLRNAAESADAADVRVDVLAGDVSVLSLTGSTSVPAFSTATLSLDGTLDSPRLWSCDDPQLYTLRTTISRDGDVVDVTETRFGVRSFRFDAETGFYLNGDPLKLKGVCQHQDHAGVGVAMPEAVERFRVGVLKRMGVNAIRTSHNPPSPKLLDVCDELGVLVMDEARMVGTSPELMQQLEDLIRRDRNHASVLMWSVGNEEMNVQNTIIGIRQMRRMQQRCHELDPTRKVTYAMNAGWHKISRFHDEQGFHFDVFGANYVCRKAYEVSGTMYDDFHQSFPEWPILGAETGGSASTRGLYLAHQDAAPISESETHIKPQVTNPKRDTFVSAYGETFTPWGYSVEQTWIDCVERPWLAGTFLWTGMDYRGEIYPADWPNVVTCYGLTDLCGFPKDAYHYYRVHWNDEPAMHLFPHWSWTGHEGEVIDVWCYANCAEVELFLNDTSLGRQAMPAMRHVEWAVPFAPGTLKAVGYDQSGQPVLEQTHITSSGASALRLEADRSAFRADGEDVAVLTVSAVDSKGNPDPVAAHHVAFAVEGPAKLIGVGNGDPASHEPDKADHRRLFNGLAQVLVQMTREPGVVKVTATSSGVARAVIELSSVPAEARPWISSIEPTAADDKTEAAIDNAL